A window of the Sphingobium sp. CAP-1 genome harbors these coding sequences:
- a CDS encoding NAD(P)H-hydrate dehydratase, whose translation MTGGPILTAAQMRAAEQAAFDAGVDDYGLMETAGAAAAEIIWRAGHRRDTLILCGPGNNGGDGFVIARLLRERGVPVRVAAPGDSRTPSSRRARAAWGGPVEDMMTAAPATQLVDALFGTGLTRGLDAAVTDRLCALAGAAAISHAVDLPSGVETDSGLLLSAVPHFGTCIALGAYKPAHLLHPAAGQMGRLVLADIGIDVPGAVHRLAAPMLRAPGAEAHKYTRGLVAVVGGAMPGAAALAASAAAHSGAGMVRLYADAGPAIPHAIVRQEGHELSDARIRALLIGPGLGRDALAGRLLDAALAAGHPMVLDADALVLLAGAVDRIPAGAILTPHEGELARLFGDLPGSKIERAVAAARSSGAIVIYKGADSVIAAPDGRAAVAGGASPWLSTAGTGDVLAGLTAGRLAVTGDPFRAACEAVWLHGEAARRAGPAFVADDLLRSLPAAIAARL comes from the coding sequence GTGACCGGCGGGCCGATCCTGACGGCGGCGCAGATGCGCGCGGCGGAGCAGGCGGCCTTTGACGCGGGCGTCGATGACTATGGCCTGATGGAGACGGCCGGCGCGGCGGCGGCGGAGATCATCTGGCGCGCGGGACACAGGCGCGACACGCTGATCCTGTGCGGGCCGGGCAATAATGGCGGCGACGGTTTCGTGATCGCGCGGCTGCTCCGCGAACGGGGCGTGCCGGTGCGGGTGGCGGCGCCGGGCGACAGCCGCACGCCGTCGAGCCGGCGGGCGCGGGCGGCATGGGGCGGGCCGGTCGAGGATATGATGACCGCCGCGCCGGCGACGCAACTGGTCGACGCGCTGTTCGGCACCGGCCTGACGCGTGGGCTGGACGCGGCGGTGACGGACAGGCTTTGCGCGCTGGCGGGGGCGGCGGCGATCAGCCATGCCGTCGATCTGCCGAGCGGGGTGGAGACGGATAGCGGCCTGTTGCTGTCGGCCGTGCCGCATTTTGGCACCTGCATCGCGCTGGGCGCCTATAAGCCCGCGCATCTGTTGCATCCGGCGGCGGGCCAGATGGGGCGGCTTGTGCTGGCGGACATCGGCATCGATGTGCCGGGCGCGGTGCATCGGCTGGCGGCGCCGATGTTGCGCGCGCCGGGCGCCGAGGCGCATAAATATACGCGCGGGCTGGTGGCGGTGGTCGGCGGAGCCATGCCCGGCGCGGCTGCGCTGGCGGCGAGCGCGGCGGCGCATTCGGGTGCGGGCATGGTGCGGCTGTACGCCGACGCCGGGCCGGCCATCCCCCATGCGATCGTGCGGCAGGAGGGGCATGAGCTGAGCGACGCGCGCATCAGGGCGCTGCTGATCGGGCCGGGGCTGGGGCGCGATGCGCTGGCGGGGCGGTTGCTGGATGCGGCGTTGGCGGCCGGCCATCCGATGGTGCTGGACGCCGACGCGCTGGTCCTGCTGGCAGGCGCCGTGGATCGCATCCCGGCGGGGGCGATCCTGACCCCGCATGAGGGCGAGCTTGCGCGGCTGTTCGGCGACCTGCCGGGCAGCAAGATCGAGCGGGCGGTCGCGGCGGCGCGATCGTCGGGCGCGATCGTTATCTATAAGGGCGCAGACAGCGTGATCGCCGCGCCGGACGGGCGGGCGGCGGTGGCGGGCGGGGCGTCGCCCTGGCTGTCGACCGCCGGGACGGGCGATGTGCTGGCGGGCCTCACCGCCGGGCGGCTGGCGGTGACGGGCGATCCGTTTCGGGCGGCGTGCGAGGCGGTGTGGCTGCATGGGGAGGCCGCGCGGCGGGCCGGGCCGGCCTTTGTCGCGGATGATTTGCTTCGCTCCCTGCCAGCGGCTATCGCCGCGCGATTGTGA
- a CDS encoding N-formylglutamate amidohydrolase, translating to MSEAFTRIDGGALDLLIVADHASAHVPADIDLGIDAALLNAHIAIDIGVAEVSALLSAQLGCPAILGGVSRLVIDLNREEDAPGLLPVMSDGHAIAGNRHADLTDRMLRFHHPYHHQVAALLDGMTAPFILSVHSFTPRLASDPGQLRPWDIGVLYNQDDRAARIAIPLLEAAGLIVGDQLPYSGQLLNATMNRHAEANGIPYLGIEMRQDLVSDAAGQKRFADMIGPIALECRSRLA from the coding sequence ATGAGCGAGGCTTTTACCCGGATCGACGGCGGCGCGCTGGACCTGCTGATCGTCGCCGATCATGCGTCGGCGCATGTGCCGGCCGACATCGATCTGGGGATCGACGCGGCGCTGCTGAACGCGCATATCGCCATCGATATCGGCGTGGCGGAGGTGAGCGCGCTGCTGTCGGCGCAATTGGGCTGTCCCGCGATATTGGGGGGCGTGTCGCGGCTGGTGATCGACCTTAATCGCGAAGAGGATGCGCCCGGCCTGTTGCCGGTGATGAGCGACGGCCATGCCATAGCCGGCAATCGCCACGCCGACCTGACCGACCGGATGCTGCGCTTTCACCACCCCTATCATCATCAGGTGGCGGCGCTGCTGGACGGGATGACGGCGCCCTTCATCCTGTCGGTGCATAGCTTCACGCCGCGCCTTGCCAGCGATCCCGGCCAGTTACGGCCATGGGATATCGGCGTCCTCTATAATCAGGATGATCGCGCCGCGCGGATCGCCATCCCGCTGCTGGAGGCGGCGGGGCTGATAGTGGGCGACCAGTTGCCCTATTCGGGGCAGTTGCTCAATGCGACGATGAACCGCCATGCCGAAGCCAATGGCATCCCCTATCTGGGAATCGAGATGCGGCAGGATCTGGTGAGCGACGCGGCGGGGCAGAAGCGTTTTGCCGACATGATCGGGCCGATCGCGCTGGAGTGTCGGAGCCGGCTGGCGTGA
- a CDS encoding 4-(cytidine 5'-diphospho)-2-C-methyl-D-erythritol kinase, which yields MQPPDRMTDADRLVEIAYAKVNVALHVRARRDDGYHALESLFVFAQDGDRLEAQASDDGAIDLVIDGPFGGGLEAGPANLVVRAARALQSYLGDQRGAAIRLTKNLPVASGIGGGSADAAATLRLLARLWDVRIEAGELAGLALELGSDVPACVASVTQLVTGRGEHLARHAVDGLEGMPMLLVNPGVGVSTVSVFAGWDRQDRGALDAGSFDALIAGGRNDLEMPAMAVAPVIGDVLAALAGAKGVRLARMSGSGATCFALFDADEAMARAADAIRWTQPGWWVMETRIRRA from the coding sequence ATGCAGCCCCCTGACCGGATGACCGACGCGGACAGGCTGGTCGAGATCGCCTATGCCAAGGTGAATGTCGCGCTGCATGTGCGGGCGCGGCGGGACGATGGCTATCATGCGCTGGAAAGCCTGTTCGTCTTTGCGCAGGATGGCGACCGGCTGGAGGCGCAGGCGAGCGACGATGGCGCGATCGACCTGGTGATCGACGGGCCGTTCGGCGGGGGACTGGAGGCTGGCCCCGCCAATCTGGTGGTGCGCGCGGCGCGGGCGTTGCAATCCTATCTGGGCGATCAGCGCGGCGCGGCGATCCGCCTGACCAAGAATCTGCCGGTGGCGTCGGGCATTGGCGGCGGGTCGGCGGATGCCGCCGCGACGCTGCGGCTGCTGGCGCGGTTGTGGGACGTGCGGATCGAGGCCGGGGAACTGGCGGGTTTGGCGCTCGAACTGGGATCGGACGTGCCGGCCTGCGTCGCCAGCGTGACGCAATTGGTGACGGGGCGCGGCGAGCATCTGGCGCGGCACGCGGTCGACGGGCTGGAGGGGATGCCGATGCTGCTGGTCAATCCGGGCGTCGGCGTGTCGACCGTCAGCGTCTTTGCCGGGTGGGACCGGCAGGATCGCGGCGCGCTGGACGCGGGGAGTTTCGATGCCCTGATCGCGGGCGGGCGCAACGATCTGGAAATGCCGGCCATGGCGGTCGCGCCGGTGATCGGGGATGTGCTGGCGGCATTGGCCGGGGCGAAGGGTGTGCGGCTGGCGCGCATGTCGGGATCGGGCGCGACCTGCTTCGCCCTGTTCGACGCGGATGAGGCAATGGCGCGGGCGGCGGATGCGATCCGCTGGACGCAGCCGGGATGGTGGGTGATGGAAACGAGGATCAGGCGCGCATGA
- a CDS encoding tetratricopeptide repeat protein has product MLSAPVAAGASVDPRGPLHAYARARLADGDGALGLAVASYRDALTQDPARVEIARRSYVQGLESGDGALALRSAALLDQAGILPRDGTLLLIGDALGRKNWTSARTLTDRMAEEGNFAFIVPIVRSWIAIGEGGYAPPVIDAKDRFASLGLRYADEHIALQTLARRDLNAAVPAIRKALAMRGSDGGALRLTFAGQLAARGATTEALMLLPVGNAGFARARADIERRKGVKAAGAAVTPAQGFARLLSRLAVDVGSDQAGGTLALRLARMATFADPAGAEAHIVAARLLTAQGYAPGAVEEAGKVPAQSWYAPLAQAELIDALAGAGNSAAALTLARAQAGESGAEPERQVRLGRLLADTGDFMGAAAAFRAAQAGYAPEQTPWSLLLFEGTALDQARRWDEARAVLERAAQIAPNEPLILNYLGYAQIERRQNVGAALELLKKASALKPQDASITDSLGWAQYVTGDVAAAVPVLERAAAGAPFDATINEHLGDALWSAGRRYEARYAWTAASVYAEGDVATRLAAKSKEGLKPEYAAP; this is encoded by the coding sequence CTGCTGAGCGCGCCGGTTGCGGCCGGCGCGTCGGTCGATCCGCGCGGGCCGCTGCACGCTTACGCCCGCGCCCGGCTGGCCGATGGCGACGGCGCGCTGGGGCTGGCGGTGGCCAGCTATCGCGACGCGCTGACGCAAGACCCGGCGCGGGTGGAGATTGCCCGCCGCTCCTATGTGCAGGGGCTGGAAAGCGGGGACGGGGCGCTGGCGCTGCGCTCTGCCGCGCTGCTCGATCAGGCCGGGATATTGCCGCGCGACGGCACGCTGCTGCTGATCGGCGATGCGCTGGGACGGAAGAACTGGACGAGCGCGCGGACGCTGACCGACCGGATGGCCGAAGAGGGCAATTTCGCCTTCATCGTGCCGATCGTGCGGAGCTGGATCGCGATCGGCGAGGGCGGCTATGCGCCGCCGGTGATCGACGCGAAGGATCGCTTCGCGTCGCTGGGGCTGCGCTATGCCGACGAACATATCGCCTTGCAGACGCTGGCGCGGCGCGACCTGAATGCGGCGGTGCCGGCGATCCGCAAGGCGCTGGCCATGCGGGGCAGTGATGGCGGGGCGTTGCGATTGACCTTTGCCGGGCAATTGGCGGCGCGGGGCGCGACGACCGAGGCGCTGATGCTGCTGCCGGTCGGCAATGCCGGTTTTGCGCGGGCGCGGGCGGACATTGAAAGGCGCAAGGGGGTGAAGGCGGCCGGTGCGGCGGTGACGCCGGCGCAGGGCTTTGCGCGGCTGCTGTCGCGGCTGGCGGTGGATGTCGGATCGGATCAGGCCGGCGGCACATTGGCGCTGCGGCTGGCGCGGATGGCGACCTTCGCCGATCCGGCGGGGGCGGAGGCGCATATCGTCGCGGCGCGGCTGCTGACGGCGCAGGGCTATGCCCCCGGCGCGGTCGAGGAAGCGGGCAAGGTGCCGGCGCAAAGCTGGTATGCGCCGCTGGCGCAGGCCGAACTGATCGACGCGCTGGCGGGCGCGGGGAACAGCGCGGCGGCGCTGACGCTGGCGCGCGCGCAGGCGGGCGAGAGCGGCGCGGAGCCGGAGCGGCAGGTGCGGCTGGGGCGCCTGCTGGCCGATACGGGCGATTTCATGGGCGCGGCGGCGGCTTTCCGTGCGGCGCAGGCGGGCTATGCGCCGGAGCAAACGCCCTGGTCGCTGCTGCTGTTCGAAGGCACGGCGCTGGATCAGGCCCGGCGCTGGGACGAGGCGCGGGCGGTGCTGGAGCGGGCGGCGCAGATCGCGCCCAATGAGCCGCTGATCCTCAACTATCTGGGCTATGCGCAGATCGAGCGGCGGCAGAATGTCGGCGCGGCGCTGGAACTGCTCAAGAAGGCGAGCGCGCTGAAACCGCAGGACGCGTCGATCACCGATTCGCTCGGCTGGGCGCAATATGTGACCGGCGATGTGGCGGCGGCGGTGCCGGTGCTGGAGCGGGCGGCGGCGGGCGCGCCCTTTGACGCGACCATCAACGAACATCTGGGCGACGCGCTGTGGAGTGCGGGGCGCCGCTATGAGGCGCGCTACGCCTGGACGGCGGCGTCGGTATATGCGGAGGGCGATGTCGCGACGCGACTGGCCGCCAAGAGCAAGGAAGGGTTGAAACCCGAATATGCAGCCCCCTGA
- a CDS encoding electron transfer flavoprotein-ubiquinone oxidoreductase — protein sequence MSERESMPYDIVIVGGGPAGLSAAIRLKQRANETGQELAVCVLEKGSEIGAHILSGAVIDPRALDELLPDWRAMGCSLAETPVTDNQHWLLSKTGKIAMPHIMTPGWMHNKGTYTGSLGNLCRWLAEQAEGLGVEIFPGFAAAEILYHEDGSVKGVATGDMGIGRDGEKKADYQPGLELHAKYTFFAEGARGHLTKIVKRQFALEAECEPQVYGLGMKELWDIDPAKHQPGLVIHSQGWPLTDAYGGGFLYHQANGQVALGFVVGLGYRNPHLYPFEEFQRWKQHPEIRKYLEGGRRVSYGARAINEGGWQSIPKLAFPGGALIGCSAGFVNVPRIKGTHTAMKSGMLAAEAAFEAIQNERARDVLDDYELRLRSSWVAKELQLVKNAEPLLAKFGNTIGTLLAGIDMWMRTLKIGLPFTMKHKPDAEKIWRKDQCEKIAYPKPDNMISFDRLSSVFLSNTNHEEDQPVHLQLKDPSIPIGYNLPLYDEPAQRYCPAGVYEVVGQEEGNPRFQINAQNCVHCKTCDIKDPTQNINWVVPEGGGGPNYPNM from the coding sequence ATGAGCGAACGGGAATCGATGCCCTATGACATCGTCATTGTTGGCGGCGGGCCGGCGGGGCTGTCCGCCGCGATCCGGCTGAAGCAGCGGGCGAACGAAACGGGGCAGGAACTGGCGGTCTGCGTGCTGGAAAAGGGGTCGGAAATCGGCGCCCATATCCTGTCGGGCGCGGTGATCGATCCCAGGGCGCTGGACGAGTTGCTGCCCGACTGGCGCGCCATGGGCTGTTCGCTGGCCGAAACGCCGGTGACGGACAATCAGCACTGGTTGCTGAGCAAGACCGGCAAGATCGCCATGCCCCATATCATGACGCCGGGCTGGATGCATAATAAGGGCACCTATACCGGGTCGCTGGGCAATCTGTGCCGCTGGCTGGCGGAACAGGCCGAAGGGCTGGGCGTCGAAATCTTCCCCGGCTTCGCGGCGGCGGAAATCCTCTATCATGAGGATGGCAGCGTGAAGGGCGTGGCGACCGGCGACATGGGCATCGGTCGCGATGGCGAGAAGAAGGCGGACTATCAGCCGGGCCTGGAACTCCACGCCAAATATACCTTCTTCGCCGAAGGCGCGCGCGGCCACCTGACCAAGATAGTGAAGCGCCAGTTCGCGCTCGAAGCCGAATGCGAGCCGCAGGTCTATGGTCTGGGCATGAAGGAATTGTGGGACATCGATCCCGCCAAGCATCAGCCGGGTCTGGTGATCCACTCGCAGGGCTGGCCGTTGACCGATGCCTATGGCGGCGGCTTCCTCTATCATCAGGCCAATGGGCAGGTGGCGTTGGGCTTCGTCGTGGGCCTGGGCTATCGCAACCCGCATCTCTACCCGTTCGAGGAATTTCAGCGCTGGAAGCAGCACCCGGAAATCCGCAAATATCTGGAGGGTGGCCGCCGTGTTTCCTATGGCGCGCGCGCGATCAACGAGGGCGGCTGGCAGTCGATCCCGAAACTGGCCTTCCCCGGCGGCGCGCTGATCGGCTGTTCGGCCGGCTTCGTCAACGTGCCCCGGATCAAGGGCACGCATACCGCGATGAAATCGGGGATGCTGGCGGCCGAAGCCGCGTTCGAGGCGATCCAGAATGAGCGCGCCCGCGACGTGCTGGACGATTATGAACTGCGCCTGCGGTCGAGCTGGGTCGCGAAGGAACTGCAACTGGTCAAAAATGCCGAGCCGCTGCTGGCCAAGTTCGGCAACACGATCGGCACACTGCTGGCGGGCATCGATATGTGGATGCGCACGCTCAAGATCGGCCTGCCCTTCACGATGAAGCACAAGCCCGACGCGGAGAAGATCTGGCGCAAGGATCAGTGCGAGAAGATCGCCTATCCCAAGCCCGACAATATGATCAGCTTCGACCGGCTGTCATCGGTGTTCCTGAGCAACACCAATCATGAGGAGGACCAGCCGGTCCACCTGCAACTCAAAGACCCGTCGATCCCGATCGGCTATAATCTGCCCCTTTATGACGAGCCGGCGCAGCGTTACTGTCCGGCCGGCGTCTATGAGGTGGTGGGACAGGAAGAGGGCAATCCCCGCTTCCAGATCAACGCGCAGAATTGCGTCCATTGCAAGACGTGCGACATTAAAGACCCGACCCAGAATATCAACTGGGTCGTCCCCGAAGGCGGTGGAGGGCCGAATTATCCCAATATGTAA
- a CDS encoding uracil-DNA glycosylase family protein → MRGSMQDNAALAADAFLAWWQLAGVDHAVAEAPVDWLRPALSPASAPHRTETAPVPKPRDLPAFHQWLESDSDHPERRWPARALYPAGAVDAPLMVVTDMPDPADVDAGALLADRAGALFDAMLRAIGLDRSHIYIASLFFARPPGGMVEAADLTAAAARMRTHVHLARPRRLLLLGDRTIRALMPTDGAASPNSLRDFNHDGGTVPAVATFHPRLLLGQPAAKAECWRALQSLIEEARP, encoded by the coding sequence ATGCGGGGATCAATGCAGGACAATGCGGCGCTGGCCGCCGACGCCTTTCTGGCGTGGTGGCAGCTTGCCGGCGTGGACCACGCCGTAGCGGAAGCGCCGGTCGACTGGCTGCGCCCGGCGCTTTCCCCTGCCTCCGCCCCCCACCGGACCGAAACCGCTCCGGTGCCCAAACCCCGCGATTTGCCGGCCTTTCACCAATGGCTGGAAAGCGATTCGGACCATCCCGAACGGCGCTGGCCGGCGCGTGCCCTCTATCCGGCCGGCGCGGTCGACGCGCCGCTGATGGTCGTCACCGACATGCCCGATCCGGCCGATGTCGATGCCGGCGCGCTGCTGGCGGACAGGGCCGGCGCGCTGTTCGATGCGATGTTGCGGGCGATCGGCCTTGATCGCAGCCATATCTATATCGCATCCCTGTTCTTTGCCCGTCCGCCCGGCGGCATGGTGGAGGCCGCCGACCTGACCGCCGCCGCCGCGCGGATGCGCACCCATGTCCATCTCGCCCGGCCGCGCCGCCTGCTGCTGCTGGGCGACCGGACGATCCGTGCGCTGATGCCGACGGACGGTGCCGCATCGCCGAATAGTTTACGCGATTTTAATCATGATGGCGGCACTGTGCCCGCCGTCGCCACATTCCATCCGCGCCTGCTGCTGGGGCAGCCGGCGGCGAAGGCGGAATGCTGGCGCGCCCTGCAAAGCCTGATCGAGGAAGCCCGTCCGTGA
- a CDS encoding lytic transglycosylase domain-containing protein: protein MIRAATQISRLALIMVGLAATAPALAENAATFPAVSTGDASPLQLGDGDKARYRAIFTALSAQQWTDAKAMIAALDPQDAVRSLALSELYLAKGSPKVELFDLLDLVNKAAWLPKADQLSRLAQKRGATILPTLPQIQKMVWLGSAPRRQYVAAVKTDVAAQALAGQIQTFVKNDDPVGAEGLLGAGEANLTPEGLTEVRQRVAWAYYIENDDTNARRMAARALETRTGGDWTVQAHWTTGLASWRQNDCRAAAPAFANVAALATDADMRSAGAYWASRAYMVCGEAEKVENYLKQAARSEETFYGLLARESLGMPLGGAPVASRFGAAEWQKLRGSPNARAAIALSAIGENGKADELLRYQAKIGGSDQYDALLRLASALNLPATQLYLAHNGPAGTQPGSFARFPAPDWRPDGGWRVDPALIYAHTLQESSFRTDVVSSAGARGLMQVRPGTASDVGLSNAAQLFVPSTNMEYGQRYLESLRDMSATGGLLPKVMAAYNAGPLPVDRWNTQVHDKGDPLLFMESLPYYETRAYVNIVMRNYWMYQIQARGSADCLTGMAQGMWPTFPTAKGVKLVRLSKADGRATTGGSMGGGAD from the coding sequence GTGATTCGCGCCGCGACCCAAATTTCCCGCCTTGCCCTCATCATGGTGGGGCTGGCCGCGACCGCCCCGGCTCTGGCCGAAAATGCCGCCACCTTCCCCGCCGTCTCGACTGGCGATGCTAGCCCGCTGCAACTGGGGGACGGCGACAAGGCCCGGTACCGCGCCATCTTCACCGCCCTGTCGGCGCAGCAATGGACCGATGCGAAGGCGATGATCGCCGCGCTCGACCCGCAGGATGCGGTGCGTTCGCTGGCCCTGTCAGAACTCTATCTGGCCAAGGGGTCGCCAAAGGTCGAACTGTTCGACCTGCTCGACCTCGTCAACAAGGCCGCCTGGCTGCCCAAGGCCGACCAGCTTTCCCGTCTGGCGCAGAAACGCGGCGCGACCATCTTGCCGACCCTGCCGCAGATCCAGAAAATGGTCTGGCTGGGGTCCGCGCCGCGCCGCCAATATGTCGCGGCGGTCAAGACCGATGTCGCCGCGCAGGCGCTCGCCGGCCAGATCCAGACCTTCGTCAAGAATGACGATCCGGTCGGCGCCGAAGGACTGCTCGGTGCCGGCGAAGCCAATCTGACGCCCGAAGGGCTGACCGAAGTGCGCCAGCGCGTCGCCTGGGCCTATTATATCGAAAATGACGACACGAACGCCCGCCGCATGGCCGCCCGCGCGCTCGAAACCCGCACCGGCGGCGACTGGACCGTGCAGGCCCACTGGACCACGGGCCTGGCGTCCTGGCGTCAGAATGACTGCCGCGCCGCCGCCCCCGCCTTCGCCAATGTCGCCGCGCTGGCGACCGATGCCGATATGCGCTCGGCCGGCGCCTATTGGGCGTCCCGCGCCTATATGGTCTGCGGCGAAGCGGAAAAGGTCGAAAATTATCTGAAGCAGGCGGCCCGTTCGGAAGAAACCTTCTATGGCCTGCTCGCCCGCGAATCGCTGGGTATGCCGCTGGGCGGCGCCCCCGTCGCCAGCCGCTTCGGCGCGGCGGAATGGCAAAAGCTCCGGGGTAGCCCCAATGCCCGCGCCGCCATCGCCCTGTCAGCGATCGGCGAAAACGGCAAGGCCGACGAACTGCTCCGCTATCAGGCGAAGATCGGCGGCAGCGATCAATATGACGCGCTGCTGCGCCTCGCCAGCGCGCTGAACCTGCCCGCGACCCAGCTCTACCTTGCCCATAATGGCCCGGCCGGCACCCAGCCAGGCAGCTTCGCCCGCTTCCCCGCGCCCGACTGGCGCCCGGACGGCGGCTGGCGCGTCGATCCCGCCTTGATCTACGCCCATACGCTCCAGGAATCGAGCTTCCGCACCGATGTCGTCAGCAGCGCCGGCGCGCGCGGCCTGATGCAGGTGCGCCCCGGCACCGCCAGCGATGTCGGCCTGTCCAACGCCGCGCAACTGTTCGTGCCGTCGACCAATATGGAATATGGCCAGCGCTATCTGGAATCGCTGCGCGACATGAGCGCCACCGGCGGCCTTCTGCCCAAGGTGATGGCCGCCTATAATGCCGGCCCGCTGCCGGTCGATCGCTGGAATACGCAGGTCCATGACAAGGGCGATCCTCTGCTGTTCATGGAATCGCTGCCCTATTATGAAACCCGCGCCTATGTGAACATCGTGATGCGCAATTACTGGATGTATCAGATTCAGGCCAGGGGCAGCGCCGACTGCCTGACCGGCATGGCGCAGGGCATGTGGCCGACCTTCCCCACCGCCAAGGGCGTGAAACTGGTGCGGCTGAGCAAGGCTGACGGCCGCGCGACGACGGGCGGCTCCATGGGTGGCGGCGCCGACTGA
- the moaB gene encoding molybdenum cofactor biosynthesis protein B — protein sequence MPIDESRTFIPVRIAVLTVSDTRGLADDRSGDALVDRLEGAGHILAARYIERDEKSAIVARLHAWIDDPQIDVILTTGGTGVTGRDVTPEALAQVQDKEIPGFGELFRWLSYQSIGTSTIQSRATACVARGTYIFALPGSTGAVKDAWDGILVTQLDSRFRPCNFVELMPRLMER from the coding sequence ATGCCGATCGACGAAAGCCGCACCTTCATTCCGGTGCGGATCGCCGTCCTCACCGTCTCCGACACGCGCGGTCTGGCCGATGATCGCTCCGGCGACGCGCTGGTCGACCGGCTGGAAGGCGCGGGCCATATCCTCGCCGCCCGCTATATCGAGCGGGACGAGAAAAGCGCCATCGTCGCGCGACTCCATGCGTGGATCGATGATCCGCAGATCGACGTGATCCTCACCACCGGCGGCACCGGCGTCACCGGCCGCGACGTGACGCCCGAAGCGCTGGCCCAGGTGCAGGACAAGGAAATTCCGGGCTTCGGCGAACTGTTCCGCTGGCTCAGCTATCAGAGCATCGGCACCTCGACCATCCAGTCCCGCGCCACCGCCTGCGTCGCGCGCGGCACCTATATCTTCGCGCTGCCCGGCTCGACCGGCGCGGTGAAGGACGCGTGGGACGGCATCCTCGTCACCCAGCTCGACAGCCGCTTCCGCCCCTGCAATTTCGTGGAACTGATGCCGCGCCTGATGGAACGATAA
- a CDS encoding PA0069 family radical SAM protein, producing the protein MAIEKGRGATLNGDSRRFNLPQREADGDWLDMAEALGGPVPRTRTQVTVERPRTILTRNASPDIGFSQSINAYRGCEHGCIYCFARPSHAYHDLSPGLDFETRLFAKPDAATLLRAELSKRNYVVAPIAMGTNTDPYQPIEKDWRITRSILELLIETRHPTFITTKSDRILHDIGLLADLARDRLVAVMVSVTSLDPKVARTLEPRAPHPLRRLDAIRKLADAGVPVTASISPVIPAITDHEIEALVARVAQAGAREVSYIPVRLPHEVAPLFRAWLDTHYPDRASKVMTIIRDMRGGRDNDPDFGTRMRGQGVWADLIRTRFAKARKRAGLGAEKLVLRTDLFRPPEGAQMRLL; encoded by the coding sequence ATGGCGATCGAGAAAGGCAGGGGCGCAACGCTGAACGGCGACAGCCGCCGCTTCAACCTGCCCCAGCGGGAGGCCGATGGCGACTGGCTCGACATGGCGGAGGCGCTGGGCGGTCCCGTCCCCCGCACCCGGACGCAGGTGACGGTCGAACGACCCCGCACGATCCTGACCCGCAACGCCAGCCCCGACATCGGCTTCTCCCAGTCGATCAACGCCTATCGCGGCTGCGAACATGGCTGCATCTACTGCTTCGCCCGGCCCAGCCACGCCTATCACGACCTGTCCCCCGGCCTCGACTTCGAAACCAGGCTGTTCGCCAAGCCGGACGCGGCGACGCTGCTGCGCGCCGAACTGTCCAAGCGCAACTATGTCGTCGCGCCGATCGCCATGGGCACCAATACCGATCCCTATCAGCCGATCGAGAAGGACTGGCGCATCACCCGGTCGATCCTGGAACTGCTGATCGAAACCCGGCACCCGACCTTCATCACCACCAAGTCCGACCGCATACTGCACGACATCGGCCTGCTCGCCGATCTGGCCCGCGACCGGCTGGTAGCGGTGATGGTCTCGGTAACGTCGCTCGACCCGAAGGTCGCCCGCACGCTGGAGCCGCGCGCACCCCATCCGCTGCGCCGGCTCGACGCGATCCGCAAGCTGGCCGACGCCGGCGTCCCCGTCACCGCCAGCATCTCCCCCGTCATTCCGGCGATCACCGATCATGAGATAGAGGCGCTGGTCGCCCGCGTCGCGCAGGCCGGCGCGCGCGAGGTCAGCTATATCCCCGTCCGCCTGCCACACGAAGTCGCGCCCCTGTTCCGCGCCTGGCTCGACACCCATTATCCCGACCGCGCGAGCAAGGTGATGACGATCATCCGCGACATGCGCGGCGGCCGCGACAATGACCCGGATTTCGGCACGCGGATGCGCGGCCAGGGCGTCTGGGCCGACCTCATCCGAACCCGCTTCGCCAAAGCCCGCAAGCGCGCGGGACTAGGCGCGGAAAAGCTGGTCCTGCGCACCGACCTGTTCCGCCCACCCGAAGGCGCGCAGATGCGGTTGTTGTAA